One genomic region from Sphingobacterium sp. UGAL515B_05 encodes:
- a CDS encoding DUF4932 domain-containing protein, whose protein sequence is MKRNIFLILTSFVLTLNIALCQEKDVDFSKAYIAQNDGKTTIEINEAQELIYIIFAITNFGKENPNMTKQNTAYFEEVKSHFTPFSNLPIVKKFDQQLRENLTNYFLLAANVYGFRFKKDELMPTNIYIFPAKGVGKHQIKSNPIPGYKKELEEFARQTGYRAFYKQHQAYYDSLRTAYEEYASIAEQKEWLEKKFDYTINSYRVLTSPLIAGMNATHTFKYKGFKEILLFLPTLREDESWSPKFKKALNTRIIFTEIDHNYVGPLSEKNKKQIDTIFNNRDLWVDVENKSTVHYPSPVKVFDEYLTWGLFILYCYDKFGDDHDLFGQIVENVNDMMVNKKGFLKADEFNAELFRLYKESKNKDIQSLYKPLLDWCEKEN, encoded by the coding sequence ATGAAAAGAAACATCTTTTTAATTTTAACCAGTTTTGTCTTAACCCTAAATATAGCCCTTTGCCAAGAGAAGGATGTCGATTTCAGCAAAGCCTATATTGCCCAAAATGACGGCAAGACAACTATTGAAATCAATGAGGCACAGGAACTCATCTATATTATCTTTGCAATAACGAATTTTGGAAAAGAAAATCCGAACATGACCAAACAGAATACGGCGTATTTTGAAGAGGTCAAATCGCATTTTACCCCATTTTCCAATCTGCCTATCGTAAAGAAATTTGACCAGCAACTACGGGAGAATCTTACCAACTATTTCCTCCTGGCGGCCAATGTCTATGGCTTTAGATTCAAGAAGGATGAACTAATGCCGACAAACATCTATATTTTTCCAGCAAAAGGGGTCGGAAAACATCAGATCAAATCTAATCCCATTCCCGGCTATAAAAAAGAGCTGGAAGAATTTGCCAGACAGACAGGATACCGCGCATTCTACAAACAGCATCAAGCCTACTACGACAGCCTTCGTACAGCATATGAGGAGTATGCTTCGATTGCCGAGCAAAAAGAATGGTTAGAAAAGAAATTCGATTATACAATCAATAGCTATCGTGTATTGACTTCCCCGCTGATTGCCGGGATGAATGCGACCCACACCTTCAAGTACAAAGGTTTCAAAGAAATTTTGCTTTTTTTACCCACCCTCCGCGAAGACGAATCCTGGAGCCCCAAATTCAAAAAAGCACTCAATACACGCATTATTTTTACGGAGATAGACCACAACTACGTGGGTCCATTGAGCGAAAAAAACAAAAAACAGATTGATACAATATTCAATAATAGGGACTTATGGGTCGATGTAGAAAACAAAAGTACGGTTCATTATCCAAGTCCGGTAAAAGTATTTGATGAGTATTTAACCTGGGGACTTTTCATCTTATATTGTTACGATAAGTTTGGAGATGATCATGATCTTTTTGGCCAGATTGTTGAAAACGTCAACGATATGATGGTCAATAAAAAAGGATTTCTCAAAGCAGATGAATTTAATGCTGAATTGTTCCGTCTTTATAAGGAAAGTAAAAACAAAGATATCCAGAGCCTATACAAGCCATTGTTAGACTGGTGCGAGAAAGAAAATTAG
- a CDS encoding ketoacyl-ACP synthase III, producing MNIRIIGSGSFIPSNRIKNAYFKDHLFLDENGLPFNQPASVIEKFKAITGIEERRYANPNQVASDLAFKAGQLAIDDAGIDAETLDYIIVAHNYGDIPHGKIQSDTVPSLASRVKKKLGISNPKCVAYDLLFGCPGWNEGVLHANAFIKSGMAKRCMVIGAETLSRVVDPFDRDSMIYADGAGAVIIEATTTEQGLLSHESATYALEEANYLNFGSSYQQEQNPDIRYIKMKGRKIYEFALSKVPLAMQACLQKADIDITAIKKILIHQANEKMDEAILMRFYALYGKVPPPDIMPMTIHTLGNSSVATIPTLYDLIARGQLDNQSLQEGDIILFASVGAGMNINAFTYRV from the coding sequence ATGAACATTAGGATCATTGGTTCGGGCAGTTTCATCCCTTCGAATCGCATAAAGAACGCATACTTTAAGGACCATCTTTTTTTAGATGAAAATGGACTGCCTTTCAATCAGCCGGCTTCGGTCATTGAAAAATTTAAGGCAATTACCGGCATTGAGGAACGTCGTTACGCCAACCCTAACCAGGTGGCTTCAGATCTGGCTTTTAAGGCTGGCCAACTTGCGATTGACGATGCAGGCATTGATGCCGAAACATTGGATTATATAATTGTAGCCCACAATTATGGCGATATTCCACATGGTAAAATTCAGTCGGATACGGTCCCAAGTTTAGCAAGCAGAGTGAAGAAAAAGCTCGGGATCAGCAATCCAAAATGTGTGGCTTATGATCTGTTATTTGGTTGTCCCGGTTGGAACGAAGGCGTATTGCATGCCAACGCTTTCATAAAATCAGGGATGGCAAAACGCTGTATGGTCATTGGCGCAGAAACCTTGTCGCGTGTTGTCGATCCTTTTGACAGAGATTCGATGATCTATGCGGATGGCGCTGGCGCCGTAATCATCGAAGCCACTACGACAGAGCAAGGGCTCCTATCACATGAAAGTGCTACTTATGCGCTTGAAGAAGCGAACTATCTCAATTTCGGGAGCTCGTATCAACAAGAGCAGAACCCCGATATACGGTATATTAAAATGAAAGGACGTAAAATCTATGAGTTTGCACTCAGCAAAGTTCCTTTAGCCATGCAGGCTTGCCTTCAAAAAGCGGATATTGATATCACGGCAATCAAAAAAATATTGATCCACCAGGCCAACGAGAAGATGGACGAAGCCATTCTGATGAGATTCTATGCACTATACGGTAAAGTACCCCCGCCCGATATTATGCCAATGACCATCCATACATTAGGAAATAGCAGCGTGGCAACCATTCCTACGCTCTATGATCTCATTGCCCGTGGTCAATTAGACAATCAATCCCTGCAAGAAGGCGATATCATCCTATTTGCATCTGTTGGCGCCGGTATGAATATCAATGCTTTTACTTATCGGGTTTAA
- a CDS encoding cold-shock protein, which translates to MQEGTIKFFNQTKGFGFITPAGGGDDIFVHVSGLINEVRENDSVTFDVENGKKGVNAVNVRIA; encoded by the coding sequence ATGCAAGAAGGAACTATTAAATTCTTCAACCAAACAAAAGGTTTTGGTTTTATTACGCCTGCTGGTGGTGGAGACGACATTTTCGTACACGTATCTGGTTTAATCAACGAAGTACGCGAAAATGACAGTGTAACATTTGATGTAGAAAACGGTAAAAAAGGCGTTAATGCAGTTAACGTACGTATCGCATAA
- a CDS encoding TlpA disulfide reductase family protein: MNVKFILRAFLLFTLCLIHVIGHTQESNNNKKLWAKSILNQKAPKLEVEQWLTDMPETKDKFILIDFWATWCGPCRKVIPELNEWHKKYGDKLVIIGLSDEKAEVIKKAKEIKIDYFSAIDTKGKLKKQLEVQGIPHCILVDPDGIVRWEGFPTLEGHELTDDVVVDIIKKYSRKRGRFKDNSPYFLRQEEVMLAGL; this comes from the coding sequence ATGAATGTAAAATTTATCCTAAGAGCTTTCTTACTATTTACGCTTTGCCTGATCCATGTAATCGGTCATACCCAGGAAAGCAACAACAATAAGAAATTGTGGGCAAAATCAATTTTGAATCAAAAGGCACCGAAACTGGAGGTGGAGCAATGGCTGACTGATATGCCTGAAACAAAGGATAAGTTTATCCTCATTGATTTTTGGGCTACCTGGTGTGGACCTTGCCGGAAAGTAATTCCCGAACTCAACGAGTGGCATAAGAAGTATGGTGATAAACTCGTGATCATTGGCCTTTCGGATGAGAAAGCAGAAGTCATTAAAAAGGCAAAGGAAATTAAGATAGACTATTTCTCAGCGATCGATACGAAAGGGAAGTTGAAGAAACAGCTCGAAGTACAGGGAATTCCACATTGTATTTTAGTGGATCCGGATGGCATTGTACGTTGGGAAGGTTTTCCTACGTTAGAGGGGCATGAGCTTACCGATGATGTTGTTGTTGATATCATCAAAAAGTATTCGAGGAAGCGTGGGAGATTCAAAGATAACAGTCCATATTTTCTGCGACAGGAAGAAGTGATGTTGGCTGGATTGTAA
- a CDS encoding DUF4832 domain-containing protein, with the protein MHKLFFIFSFFLIVISYSLLTSNAQAQIVDYKKEGIVRILPKEIDSVLDNPGIGFMTFQRFNGDSLNRGLTWTEGKPIAYQGEVRNLKNKDYPNTTIAYFRLYWRFLEPKQGKFNWALIDEALKTAHKRGQSLLLRIAPYGEGEDKGNDVPDWYRTMVGKKNEWFVDSAGWRVDPEDARYAKYFGNMITKLAQRYDGHPDLEAVDLSIVGFWGEGRGTIELSKATRESLVDAYTDNFKETPLITLLTDRKTQQYTLSKRPVGWRIDCLGDLGGFDDNWSHMYDYYPQGIVGFGMQDAWRKAPISLEVCWVMQKWKDEGWDIDYIIDQSLKWHISSFNAKSSAIPSEWWPHVNRWLNKMGYRFVLKRMTYPKEVVRGQKMDFSSWWENKGVAPLYKKQFSLAIRLKNEQGEISRLTDADLSTWLPGDILYDKDIFIPYELKTGRYNLEVGIVDHNTGEAKVRLAIAGRTADGWYPMGKVDVL; encoded by the coding sequence ATGCATAAACTATTTTTCATTTTTAGTTTTTTTTTAATCGTTATTTCCTACTCGCTGCTAACGTCAAATGCACAGGCACAAATTGTAGACTACAAGAAAGAAGGGATCGTCCGAATATTGCCAAAAGAAATCGACAGTGTACTGGACAATCCGGGGATAGGCTTTATGACTTTTCAGCGATTTAATGGAGATAGCTTAAACCGCGGCCTGACCTGGACGGAGGGCAAGCCAATAGCATATCAAGGTGAGGTTCGGAACCTGAAAAATAAGGATTATCCAAATACCACGATCGCATACTTCCGTTTGTATTGGCGCTTTTTAGAGCCCAAGCAGGGAAAATTCAACTGGGCATTGATCGATGAAGCTTTAAAAACCGCACATAAACGAGGGCAGTCCTTACTTTTACGGATCGCACCCTATGGGGAGGGCGAGGATAAAGGCAATGATGTACCGGACTGGTATCGTACAATGGTCGGTAAGAAAAATGAGTGGTTTGTGGATTCTGCGGGCTGGCGGGTTGACCCCGAAGATGCCCGCTACGCAAAATACTTTGGAAATATGATTACGAAACTCGCGCAACGCTATGATGGGCATCCTGATCTGGAAGCGGTCGATCTATCTATTGTGGGTTTTTGGGGCGAGGGCCGGGGTACGATAGAGCTATCTAAGGCTACGCGTGAAAGCCTGGTCGATGCGTACACCGATAATTTTAAGGAAACCCCCTTAATCACCTTATTGACCGATCGTAAAACCCAACAATATACTCTTTCAAAAAGACCTGTGGGCTGGCGTATCGATTGTTTGGGTGATTTGGGCGGTTTTGACGACAACTGGTCCCATATGTACGACTATTATCCACAGGGAATTGTTGGTTTCGGTATGCAGGATGCCTGGAGAAAGGCCCCAATAAGTCTGGAGGTCTGCTGGGTTATGCAGAAGTGGAAAGATGAGGGCTGGGATATCGATTATATCATCGATCAGTCGCTGAAATGGCATATTTCAAGTTTCAATGCGAAGTCTTCGGCCATCCCAAGCGAATGGTGGCCCCATGTGAATAGATGGCTCAATAAGATGGGCTACCGCTTTGTGCTTAAAAGGATGACTTATCCAAAGGAGGTGGTCCGCGGACAAAAAATGGATTTTAGCTCATGGTGGGAAAACAAAGGAGTAGCGCCGCTGTATAAAAAGCAATTTTCATTGGCTATACGGCTTAAGAATGAGCAAGGGGAGATTAGTCGGCTTACTGATGCAGACTTATCAACATGGTTGCCGGGAGACATTCTGTATGACAAGGATATTTTTATTCCATATGAATTAAAAACTGGAAGATATAACTTGGAGGTGGGGATAGTCGACCATAATACAGGTGAGGCAAAAGTTCGTCTTGCTATCGCTGGGCGAACTGCCGACGGATGGTATCCGATGGGTAAAGTTGATGTGTTGTAA
- a CDS encoding RagB/SusD family nutrient uptake outer membrane protein — MITRRKYIKLVAALMVAGALTSCEKALEEVTYDKFSETSFYKTKEDAKLAVTAVYSTLNPDDGYSIWGCGLGGIVPQSSATTDELICSWGWPGWPMFNNLNLSETFPGDALFVFYNNLMPAVTNATIVLDRLSGMTIDETIKQTYTGEVKALRAHYAWILYSYYGPVPLRLDASVMKEPNPAPIARPTKAEMVAQIEKDYKEALEVLPLASALPSSEYGRFTKDACIMGLIKLYMQEKRWDDVIKYGRELQKLGHSLKANYADIFTIENNGDNKEVIFAIPTRIDAKSANLWLAHALPGNYADPTGVALTQWGGYKMPWKTYDKFESNDKRKQRLLTKWTTTDGTTYDARANGVIGAIPMKYGVDPSATGEKHGVNIVVWRYSDVLLSMAEAINELSGPTQEAYDLVKTVRERAGLAAWSQNLTKDQFRKKMMDERLYEFWCEGGIRREDLIRWGTYIERAKADGSQFAKPEFVLWPIPRKAINETNGVIKQNPGYN; from the coding sequence ATGATTACAAGAAGAAAATATATAAAACTGGTAGCTGCACTTATGGTGGCCGGGGCACTAACATCCTGCGAAAAAGCATTGGAAGAAGTCACTTACGATAAATTCAGTGAGACATCATTTTACAAAACAAAAGAAGATGCCAAATTAGCTGTTACGGCGGTATATTCTACGTTGAATCCTGATGATGGGTATAGCATCTGGGGCTGCGGTCTCGGTGGTATTGTACCGCAGTCGAGCGCGACGACAGATGAGCTCATCTGTTCATGGGGCTGGCCAGGCTGGCCTATGTTCAACAATCTGAATCTTTCTGAAACTTTTCCGGGCGATGCGCTTTTTGTTTTTTATAACAATCTTATGCCGGCAGTGACCAACGCGACAATTGTACTAGACAGACTCTCGGGTATGACAATTGATGAAACGATAAAGCAAACTTACACGGGTGAAGTAAAAGCGTTGCGGGCACATTATGCCTGGATTCTGTACAGTTATTATGGGCCAGTGCCCTTGCGACTGGATGCATCGGTAATGAAAGAACCTAATCCTGCTCCAATTGCCAGGCCTACAAAAGCCGAAATGGTTGCCCAAATCGAAAAGGACTATAAAGAAGCCCTAGAAGTACTGCCTTTGGCGAGTGCATTGCCATCCTCAGAATATGGACGTTTTACGAAAGATGCCTGTATAATGGGACTTATAAAGCTGTATATGCAGGAAAAACGCTGGGATGATGTGATCAAGTATGGGCGGGAACTGCAAAAATTAGGACATTCGCTCAAAGCTAATTATGCCGATATCTTTACAATCGAGAATAATGGTGACAACAAGGAAGTTATTTTTGCGATACCGACCCGTATAGATGCCAAGAGCGCCAACTTATGGTTAGCGCATGCTCTTCCTGGAAATTATGCCGACCCGACCGGCGTGGCATTGACCCAATGGGGCGGATATAAAATGCCGTGGAAGACCTACGATAAGTTTGAAAGCAATGACAAGCGTAAGCAGCGCCTACTGACCAAATGGACAACAACGGATGGTACAACCTATGATGCACGTGCTAACGGCGTAATTGGTGCGATACCAATGAAATATGGTGTTGATCCGAGTGCGACAGGTGAGAAGCATGGGGTTAACATCGTGGTATGGCGGTATTCGGATGTGTTGCTGTCAATGGCCGAAGCGATCAATGAATTGTCAGGTCCAACCCAAGAAGCCTATGATCTGGTGAAGACAGTACGTGAACGTGCTGGTTTGGCGGCATGGAGCCAAAATCTGACGAAAGATCAGTTCCGTAAAAAAATGATGGATGAGCGTCTTTATGAATTCTGGTGCGAAGGTGGAATCCGACGGGAGGACCTGATCCGCTGGGGGACCTATATTGAGCGTGCGAAAGCGGATGGTTCTCAGTTTGCCAAACCCGAATTTGTGCTTTGGCCGATTCCGCGTAAGGCGATTAATGAAACGAATGGGGTAATTAAACAAAATCCGGGTTATAATTAA
- a CDS encoding TonB-dependent receptor: MNFNQQAQNLCRWTMPSSVKKVVPAFLLLFSSQLHVTANAQRISLNLNKVTFREAVESIKKQSGYELVLVQTHLGDTHPVSLNLQNKGLRESLEALTRDQPVGYEIKGNTIVLHRKKQPAVNAEQNQQQETIKGKVLDASGSPLSGVTIKVKGSAKVTQTDNAGNFSIEAKDGAILVISSVGFSTSEVVATSQSPLTVNLKKEDNALNEVVVVGYGTQKRKSLTGAVASVKMSDVNNATNTNFAQGLAGRAAGVNVVQTSGQPGAGVSVQIRSNASFASMGPLYIVDGVIINDDAGEPTTNTRYGSGGVNRSPLNFINPNDIENIDILKDASATAIYGARAAGGVVLITTKKGKQGLPTIQYDFSHAVQKSLKYYDILGTKDYMTERNRILREKWMLDNKIGPYGNVDPNSVGAFVPKYTQDQIDKQTVYPSAIDAIMRTGNTQQHNLSMSGSSNKTNYYVSGNYMNQEGVLRNSDYSRYSGKFNLDQGIGENIKVGVNVIATGSKANNGSMGDGVYENSGMIGAAFYYPPTMPFQDEQGNYPINPDYQNTPNPMSFLTITDLTKSNRWLTSAFAEWKIFEGLTAKASFSYDQSTAKRSLYYPRTFLYGARAEGMAGVFETNASSQLREYTLNYAKDIGKGHLTALLGHSYQISEHDGLNTGNDHFPTDNFLYYNLGLGTAQRPYLGSFKDANRIWKSYFARVVYEYDGKYILSGTVRKDGASHFAANKKWGTFPGISAAWVVSEEEFIKAIPAISFLKLRAGYGAVGNSAIGGSAFEYYDNNSPYVIGGVNLPGVKLSQISNPNLTWETQTEFNLGLDFGFVKGRISGSFDYFNRQFTDLLSTINLNSDYVVREASINAGKTRSQGWEVNLQTKNFVQQDGFNWNTTINFSHYKNYWVSRAPEALKSLPRYEAEKGNFNAGYGYLSDGIYNPATMSAPSWMPGILPGEIIIKDVNGYDDNGNLTGKPDGKLSTADMVQLHTNNDPTGNGRPVPNYSFGMNNQFSYKNFDLSVYVYGLIQKKINRDYSNNSDVYAKLGAYGWNVLSVAKDRWAYDHTDGTMPTGLNGNYSSYASSSDFWVENGNFLRVRDITLGYRLPLSLIQKQKTVKNMRVYLNVQNPFIITNYRGVDPELQNLYAYPMTRSFTVGASVGF, encoded by the coding sequence ATGAATTTTAATCAACAAGCACAAAACCTGTGCCGCTGGACTATGCCTTCTAGTGTCAAAAAAGTAGTTCCAGCCTTTTTGCTGCTCTTTAGCAGTCAGTTACATGTGACGGCTAATGCGCAACGCATATCACTAAATTTGAATAAAGTTACCTTTCGGGAAGCGGTGGAGTCGATCAAGAAACAGAGTGGCTACGAGCTGGTGCTTGTACAGACACATCTTGGGGATACACATCCTGTGTCGCTAAACCTACAGAATAAAGGCCTGCGTGAAAGTCTGGAAGCCCTGACCAGGGATCAGCCCGTAGGTTATGAGATCAAAGGCAATACCATTGTGCTGCACCGTAAGAAACAACCTGCGGTAAACGCTGAACAGAATCAACAGCAAGAAACGATCAAGGGCAAAGTGCTGGATGCGAGTGGATCCCCGTTGAGTGGCGTGACGATCAAAGTGAAAGGTTCGGCCAAAGTAACACAAACAGACAACGCGGGTAATTTTAGCATCGAAGCAAAGGATGGAGCTATCTTGGTTATTAGCTCTGTAGGCTTCTCTACATCGGAAGTTGTCGCAACAAGTCAATCTCCTTTGACCGTCAATCTGAAAAAGGAGGATAATGCTTTGAATGAGGTTGTTGTTGTGGGGTATGGTACGCAAAAACGGAAGAGTTTGACGGGGGCGGTGGCATCGGTCAAAATGAGCGATGTGAACAATGCAACGAATACCAACTTTGCGCAGGGGCTTGCCGGAAGGGCTGCCGGTGTCAATGTCGTGCAAACATCGGGGCAACCTGGAGCGGGTGTGTCGGTGCAGATCCGGAGTAACGCATCGTTTGCTTCGATGGGGCCATTATATATCGTGGATGGTGTTATCATCAATGACGATGCGGGCGAACCAACAACAAATACAAGATATGGCTCGGGAGGTGTGAACCGTTCACCATTAAATTTTATCAATCCGAATGATATTGAGAACATCGACATTTTGAAAGACGCGAGTGCGACCGCAATCTATGGTGCCCGGGCTGCCGGTGGTGTGGTGCTGATCACGACAAAAAAAGGGAAGCAGGGGCTGCCGACAATTCAATATGACTTTAGTCATGCTGTTCAAAAGTCGTTAAAATACTACGATATCCTTGGGACCAAGGACTATATGACGGAACGTAACCGCATTCTTCGCGAAAAATGGATGCTGGATAATAAGATAGGTCCCTATGGCAATGTCGATCCAAATTCGGTCGGTGCTTTTGTGCCTAAATACACGCAGGATCAGATCGATAAACAGACTGTGTATCCAAGTGCGATTGACGCAATCATGCGCACAGGAAACACACAGCAGCACAATCTGTCCATGTCTGGCTCCAGCAATAAGACCAATTATTATGTGTCCGGAAACTATATGAACCAGGAAGGTGTGCTTCGTAATTCCGATTATTCGCGGTATTCGGGTAAATTCAATCTGGATCAGGGAATCGGTGAAAATATTAAGGTTGGAGTGAATGTGATCGCTACGGGTTCCAAAGCCAACAATGGCAGTATGGGGGATGGTGTATATGAAAATTCGGGTATGATTGGGGCGGCTTTTTACTATCCACCTACGATGCCGTTTCAAGACGAACAGGGGAATTATCCAATCAATCCCGACTACCAAAATACGCCCAATCCGATGTCGTTTCTAACGATTACGGACCTGACAAAGTCTAACCGCTGGTTAACTTCGGCTTTTGCGGAATGGAAGATTTTTGAAGGACTGACTGCAAAAGCTAGTTTTAGCTACGATCAGAGTACTGCCAAACGGAGCTTGTATTATCCGCGGACCTTTTTATATGGAGCGCGGGCTGAAGGTATGGCTGGCGTATTCGAAACAAATGCCTCTTCACAATTACGGGAATATACGTTGAATTACGCAAAGGATATTGGTAAGGGGCACCTGACGGCATTGCTCGGACATTCGTACCAGATCTCCGAACACGATGGACTCAATACAGGAAATGATCATTTTCCAACCGATAACTTCCTCTATTACAACCTCGGACTTGGTACTGCCCAAAGACCTTATTTAGGCAGTTTTAAAGATGCAAATAGAATTTGGAAATCCTATTTCGCTCGTGTTGTCTATGAGTATGATGGCAAATATATTTTGTCGGGTACAGTGCGTAAAGACGGCGCATCCCATTTTGCGGCCAACAAAAAATGGGGAACATTTCCAGGGATATCTGCCGCATGGGTAGTGTCCGAAGAGGAATTTATCAAGGCAATTCCAGCCATAAGCTTCCTGAAATTGCGTGCAGGTTATGGGGCTGTTGGTAATTCGGCAATTGGAGGTAGTGCATTTGAATACTATGACAACAATTCGCCTTATGTGATCGGTGGTGTCAACCTACCCGGTGTTAAGTTATCGCAGATCAGTAACCCCAACCTGACTTGGGAAACACAGACAGAATTTAACCTTGGTTTGGACTTCGGTTTTGTAAAGGGGCGTATTAGCGGTAGTTTTGATTATTTCAACCGTCAGTTTACGGATCTCCTGAGCACCATTAATCTGAACTCAGACTATGTGGTGCGTGAGGCAAGCATAAACGCAGGAAAGACACGTAGCCAGGGCTGGGAGGTAAATCTACAGACCAAAAACTTTGTACAGCAGGATGGCTTCAACTGGAATACGACAATAAATTTTTCCCATTATAAAAACTATTGGGTAAGTCGGGCGCCTGAAGCACTCAAGTCCCTGCCGCGTTATGAAGCCGAAAAAGGAAACTTTAACGCAGGCTATGGTTATTTGTCGGATGGGATCTACAATCCGGCAACGATGTCTGCACCGAGCTGGATGCCTGGAATTTTGCCAGGTGAAATTATCATAAAAGATGTCAATGGTTATGATGACAACGGAAACCTAACTGGAAAACCTGACGGCAAATTGTCTACCGCTGATATGGTGCAGTTACACACGAATAATGATCCGACAGGTAATGGTCGTCCCGTGCCGAACTATAGTTTCGGGATGAACAATCAGTTTAGTTATAAAAACTTTGATCTTTCGGTATATGTTTATGGCTTAATTCAGAAAAAAATCAATCGTGATTATTCCAACAATTCCGATGTGTATGCGAAACTAGGTGCCTATGGCTGGAATGTTCTTTCCGTAGCGAAAGATCGTTGGGCGTATGACCATACCGATGGTACCATGCCAACAGGTTTGAACGGCAATTACAGCAGCTATGCCAGCAGTTCTGATTTTTGGGTAGAAAATGGAAACTTTCTCCGTGTGCGGGATATCACATTAGGCTATCGTCTTCCGCTATCACTTATTCAAAAGCAAAAAACTGTTAAAAACATGCGGGTGTACCTAAATGTCCAAAATCCGTTTATCATTACAAACTACAGGGGAGTAGATCCAGAATTACAAAATCTATATGCATATCCAATGACAAGATCCTTTACCGTGGGCGCAAGTGTTGGATTTTAA
- a CDS encoding DUF4974 domain-containing protein produces the protein MDELARWYDFEVRYVGTVPKDKVDATISRKKRVDEVLDLLEMTGLAKFSKSGNTIVVTQTK, from the coding sequence ATGGATGAACTTGCCCGCTGGTATGATTTTGAAGTCCGTTATGTCGGCACGGTACCGAAGGATAAAGTTGATGCGACCATATCGCGCAAAAAACGTGTGGACGAGGTTCTTGATCTTCTCGAAATGACCGGTTTAGCGAAATTTTCCAAAAGTGGAAACACAATTGTAGTGACACAAACAAAATAA
- a CDS encoding FecR family protein: MKDLTKELLEILKRIDAGVASEDDLRQYHQWCEMQQNHNRSDSLAALDPIQKDRLLEVIAGKTFKKKRSITSIRAVATLAASLLCVIAAGLWLYQRNSTLSDHNLAITHMKMPSVQKGTILVMDNGDQIDLEKQGQGLIAGGTDSEISKSNDSSLVYSNRLNAASNIPVFNTLMTARGHQYQLTLADGSKVWLNASSSLRFPVNFAGQKQRKVILEGEAYFEVAKNPEVPFVVVTDKQEIKVLGTHFNVKSDQNASSSMTTLLEGSVMVNNSVKLVPGEQLVASSSGLSKRRVNVEDVIAWKKRFFQF, encoded by the coding sequence ATGAAAGATCTAACGAAGGAATTGCTGGAAATTTTGAAACGTATTGATGCGGGGGTAGCATCGGAGGATGACCTGCGTCAATATCATCAATGGTGTGAGATGCAGCAGAACCATAATCGAAGTGATTCTCTGGCTGCATTGGATCCTATTCAGAAGGATCGCCTTTTGGAGGTGATTGCAGGAAAAACTTTTAAGAAGAAAAGATCAATTACCAGTATCCGTGCTGTGGCTACGCTCGCAGCTTCCTTACTCTGCGTTATTGCAGCCGGTTTGTGGTTATATCAACGAAATAGCACGCTAAGTGATCATAACCTAGCAATAACCCATATGAAAATGCCGTCTGTTCAAAAAGGAACGATCCTGGTCATGGATAATGGGGATCAAATTGATCTCGAAAAACAGGGACAAGGATTGATCGCCGGGGGCACAGATTCGGAGATTTCTAAAAGTAACGACAGTTCCCTTGTCTATAGTAATAGGTTAAATGCGGCTTCTAATATCCCGGTTTTCAATACGTTGATGACCGCAAGAGGACATCAGTATCAACTCACCTTGGCCGATGGCTCCAAAGTCTGGTTGAATGCTTCATCCTCACTGCGTTTTCCTGTTAATTTCGCGGGGCAAAAGCAGCGTAAGGTGATTCTCGAAGGCGAGGCCTATTTTGAAGTTGCCAAAAACCCGGAAGTTCCCTTCGTTGTTGTGACTGATAAACAGGAAATCAAGGTATTGGGCACCCATTTTAATGTCAAAAGCGATCAAAATGCCAGCAGTAGCATGACGACATTATTAGAAGGGTCGGTCATGGTTAATAATAGTGTGAAATTAGTGCCTGGGGAGCAGCTTGTTGCTTCCAGTAGTGGGCTCAGCAAGCGGCGAGTTAATGTGGAGGATGTGATTGCCTGGAAAAAACGGTTTTTTCAATTTTGA